Within the Dechloromonas denitrificans genome, the region GCAGCCTACCCGTCGCGTGTTACAGCAGATTGACCATGGCATGACCCGGCGCCAAACAATCTCTCGTTCGTCATTCTCCTGTAACGCGCGATACCTAGCATGGCCGGTACTTTCAACGACTATTGGCGATCTCGTGCTGCGCTACCTGTTCTCCCGCCTCACCATGCGTCTTTCCCCGGCTGCCGGCTTGCGCCAGCGTGGGTTCACGCTGCTCGAACTGCTCGTCGTGATGGTCATCATCGGCCTGCTCGCCGGCTATGTCGGGCCGAAATACTTCTCGCAGATCGGCAAGTCCGAGGTCAAGGCGGCGCGGGCGCAGATCGACGCGCTGGAAAAGGCGCTCGACCAGTATCGCCTCGACGTCGGCCACTATCCGACCACCGAACAGGCACTGGCCGGGCTGATGAAGCGTCCGGCCGGCGAGAACCGCTGGCAGGGGCCGTACCTGAAAAAAGATGTGCCGGCTGACCCGTGGGGCAATGCCTACCAGTACCGCCAGCCGGGCGAACATGGCGAACTCGACCTGTTCTCCTACGGCAAGGATGGCAAGCCCGGTGGTGAGGGCGAGGCTGCCGACATCACCAACTGGTGAGTTGCGCCGCAATGGATTACGAAGTGACCGCGGTATTCCCCGGGCAGGGCGTTTCGCTGCTCCGGGTGGCTGCCGATTCGCCGGAAGCGGTGGCGGCAGCGCCGGCCTTGCAGGGCGGCCTCGTCGTCTCGCTGCGCGTACTAGGCGAGCAAAAAGGCGGCGGGCGGCGCGGCAAGTTTCCGCTGCCGTTGTTTACCCGCCAGTTGCTGGCGCTGCTCCAGGCCGGACTGACCGTGGTCGAAGGGCTCGATACCCTGGCCGCCCAGGATCAGGGTTCGATCACTTCCGAGGTGATCGGCCGCCTGCTGACCGATCTGCGCGAAGGCCAGTCGCTGTCGGCGGCTTTGCAACGCCAGCCGGAGGCCTTTCCGAATCTCTATGTCGCCACCGTCAAGGCCAGCGAACAGACCGGCGACATGCC harbors:
- the gspG gene encoding type II secretion system major pseudopilin GspG, which translates into the protein MRLSPAAGLRQRGFTLLELLVVMVIIGLLAGYVGPKYFSQIGKSEVKAARAQIDALEKALDQYRLDVGHYPTTEQALAGLMKRPAGENRWQGPYLKKDVPADPWGNAYQYRQPGEHGELDLFSYGKDGKPGGEGEAADITNW